One part of the Musa acuminata AAA Group cultivar baxijiao chromosome BXJ1-5, Cavendish_Baxijiao_AAA, whole genome shotgun sequence genome encodes these proteins:
- the LOC135674781 gene encoding B3 domain-containing protein Os07g0679700-like isoform X5 translates to MKNPEAPFIPSEVVQNFLSQHHQAVFALSTRCSKENDTDTAVVSRACEMSTATADSKIDVGAFVKGKGMSNVDVEQSESEIRSFGHIKWEQQSPEVGIASFSNRYQGPVVSSQITQLDEKDFVIDKSISESLAQACLSMSLGNTNQGSNMESCSSAERPLLALPMACSVAEGKDERKSLSFFQQLPRARFLAKPPKTSNRAFSDASRSALPYMRVARPPAEGRNQLLPRYWPRITDQELQQISGDSNSTIVPLFEKVLSASDAGRIGRLVLPKACAEAYFPPISQPEGVPLTIQDTKGKEWHFQFRFWPNNNSRMYVLEGVTPCIQSLQLQAGDTVTFSRIDPAGKLVMGYRKATNTVPLQQDSQISAIANGTFGNETLFSGVNENISTVSGYSGFLRSLKGAMDPYLSSQLEHMNASDEEISWHKGGMPNEGLQLQPLQKRSRNIGTKSRRFLMDTEDALELKLTWEEAQELLRPPPSAKPSIVTIEDHEVEEYEEPPVFGKKTIFTARSSGEQDQWVQCDDCLKWRRLPVDVLLLKWTCADNTWDPKRSSCSAPDELSHKEMQILLRQYEDLRKQRMSASFKQTSSELAASGLDALAAAAVLGDAGNQATIPYATTTKHPRHRPGCTCIVCIQPPSGKGPKHDPACTCNVCMTVKRRFKTLMMRKKKRQSEREEAEAHKKLAWGSKEEIEGSSSSPKGAQHLDPHQENEFGPESSKSIIEQLETSKGHIDLNCHPGSNEDSQTAPPRLSMMSLLQDAYRPLETYLKQNGLASLASEQVNQGSPSSFTVPQAPGESEGKAPDEGHFASEEQEDGDDGDDGADMVTSDAS, encoded by the exons ATGAAGAACCCTGAAGCACCTTTT atccCAAGTGAAGTAGTTCAAAATTTTTTGTCTCAACACCATCAAGCGGTCTTTGCTCTCTCAACTAGATGTTCAAAAGAAAATGATACTGATACAGCAGTAGTTAGTCGTGCCTGTGAAATGTCCACCGCTACTGCTGATAGTAAAATTGATGTTGGTGCTTTTGTTAAGGGAAAGGGTATGAGCAATGTGGATGTAGAGCAGAGTGAGAGTGAAATCAGATCGTTTGGGCATATCAAGTGGGAGCAACAGTCTCCTGAGGTAGGAATTGCAAGTTTCTCAAACAGATATCAAGGTCCAGTAGTGTCTTCCCAAATAACCCAACTAGATGAGAAGGATTTTGTGATAGATAAGTCTATAAGTGAGTCACTAGCCCAGGCTTGTCTTAGTATGAGCTTGGGAAATACAAACCAAGGCAGCAACATGGAATCATGTTCTAGTGCAGAAAGGCCACTTCTTGCGCTCCCTATGGCTTGTTCAGTAGCTGAAGGAAAGGATGAAAGAAAATCGTTGTCTTTCTTTCAACAGTTGCCAAGGGCTCGTTTTCTTGCAAAGCCTCCAAAGACAAGTAATCGAGCTTTTTCAGATGCATCTAGGAGTGCACTTCCATATATGCGAGTTGCAAGGCCACCTGCCGAGGGCCGTAATCAATTACTTCCACGTTATTGGCCAAGAATTACAGACCAAGAACTACAACAAATATCTGGAGA TTCAAATTCCACCATAGTGCCGCTATTTGAGAAGGTTCTGAGTGCTAGTGATGCAGGTCGTATTGGCCGTTTAGTTCTTCCAAAAGCTTGTGCAGAG GCATATTTTCCTCCCATTTCTCAACCGGAAGGTGTTCCATTAACAATTCAAGATACGAAGGGCAAAGAATGGCATTTTCAGTTTAGATTTTGGCCAAATAACAACAGTAGAATGTATGTCTTAGAAGGTGTTACTCCTTGCATACAGTCTCTTCAGCTGCAAGCTGGTGATACAG TGACTTTTAGCCGAATAGATCCTGCTGGTAAACTTGTCATGGGTTACCGAAAGGCAACAAACACTGTGCCATTACAG CAGGATTCTCAGATTTCTGCAATTGCTAATGGTACATTTGGCAATGAAACATTGTTTTCTGGTGTTAATGAGAACATATCTACAGTAAGTGGATATTCTGGATTTCTTCGGTCATTAAAGGGTGCCATGGATCCATACTTGAGTTCTCAATTAGAACATATGAATGCATCTGATGAGGAAATCAGTTGGCATAAGGGTGGAATGCCAAATGAAGGACTGCAGCTTCAGCCTTTACAAAAAAGAAGCCGCAACATTGGTACCAAATCTAGGAGGTTCCTTATGGACACTGAAGACGCCTTGGAGCTCAAGCTTACTTGGGAGGAGGCTCAAGAATTGCTTCGTCCACCTCCAAGTGCCAAACCTAGCATTGTTACGATTGAGGATCATGAGGTTGAAGAATATGAA GAACCACCAGTCTTTGGCAAGAAAACCATTTTTACAGCTCGATCTTCTGG AGAGCAAGATCAATGGGTCCAATGTGATGATTGCTTAAAATGGCGTCGGCTACCTgtggatgttcttcttttgaaatGGACTTGTGCTGATAACACATGGGACCCTAAAAG GTCTTCATGCTCTGCACCTGACGAATTGAGCCATAAAGAGATGCAAATTCTTCTCAGGCAGTATGAAG ATCTCAGAAAACAGAGGATGAGTGCAAGTTTCAAGCAAACTTCTTCAGAGCTGGCAGCATCTGGTCTTGATGCATTGGCTGCTGCGGCTGTTCTTGGGGACGCAGGAAACCAAGCCACAATTCCATATGCAACCACCACCAAACATCCACGGCACCGCCCTGGCTGCACCTGCATTGTCTGCATCCAGCCTCCCAGTGGTAAAGGGCCAAAACATGATCCTGCATGCACATGTAATGTTTGCATGACTGTGAAACGCCGCTTCAAGACTCTCATGATGCGGAAGAAGAAACGTCAATCCGAGCGCGAAGAAGCTGAGGCCCATAAGAAGCTTGCATGGGGCAGCAAGGAAGAGATTGAAGGATCTAGCAGCTCTCCAAAGGGTGCCCAGCATCTGGATCCCCATCAGGAGAATGAATTTGGCCCGGAAAGCAGCAAATCAATAATTGAACAGCTCGAAACAAGCAAGGGGCACATCGACTTGAACTGCCATCCAGGGTCTAATGAGGATTCACAGACAGCGCCTCCGCGACTTAGCATGATGAGCCTTCTCCAGGATGCATACCGACCCTTGGAAACATATCTAAAGCAAAATGGACTTGCGAGCTTGGCTAGCGAACAAGTAAACCAGGGGAGTCCGAGCTCGTTTACTGTTCCACAGGCTCCTGGAGAAAGCGAAGGAAAAGCACCAGACGAAGGTCATTTTGCCtctgaagagcaagaagatggcgatgatggtgatgatggtgCAGACATGGTCACCAGCGATGCTTCTTGA